In the genome of Parcubacteria group bacterium, the window TTAAAAACAATGGAATATTTGAAAAAAATTATTAAAAACGAATACGCAATCTTAGCCATTGTAATACTTGTCGCCATATTTTTAAGATCGTATCAGCACAAAAATTTTCTTGGTTTTCATCTGGATCAGTCAAGAGACGCCATAATCGTCGGCGATTTTATAGATGATTTTTCAAAGATTCCTCTTCTCGGACCCCACACCAGCGGCAGTAATCTGCAATTGGGACCGGCTTATTATTATCTTCAAGCCATTCCCGTCTTTTTTTTGGGAAAAAGCCCGGAAAATTTTGCTCTAGCTGACTGGTTTTTTTCTATTCTCTTTGTTTGGCTCTTGTATTTTTTCCTTCGCCTGTATTTTTCCAAAAATATTTCCCTGTTACTTTCGGCTATGGCCGCCGTTTCGCTTTTCTTGGTGATTTACGGACGCTTTGCTTGGAATCCCAATTCGCTTCCTTTTCTCACGCTACTGGCGCTTTTCGGACTCCTCAAAGCCGACTGGAAAAATACTGTCCGCCCTGAATGGTTTTATCTGGGCATATTCGGAGCTGCTGTCGCCACTCAGCTCCATTATGTCTATTTTTTCATGGCGCCTATTATCTTCATTGCTTATATCGCCGTCTGGAAGCCGCGTTTGAAAATAAAGCATTATTTAGCAGGGATTCTTATCATCTTAGCAGTCTATTTCCCTATGGTTATCAGCGAAATAAAAACCGGCGGCGCGAATACCCAGTTATTAATAAAAAATACTTTCGAAAGAGGCCTCGAGGGCGGAGACAACAAACACAACGTGATCGACAAAGCCTTCTATGCTTACCAAAAATTGCAGATGACCAACTGGCAAATAATCACGTCCGACGAACACGGAAGTTCTATGCAGCTTTCCAAAAAATTTATCCCTGTCTGCAAGAAGGAATGCCGGAATGATTTTCCCTTTTTCATTCTTCAAACTTTTCTTTTTGTTTTCGGTCTTTGGGCCGGAATTTCTTCTTACCGCCGCGAACAGAATCGGGACCGGAAAAAATATATATTTTCGACCTGGCTATGGCTTGGATCAATGTTTATAATTTCCATTCCAATAATATACAATATGAGTCCGCATTATTATTTGGCGGCTGCGGCTCCTTGCTTTGTGTTTTTAGGAATATCGCTTCAAAAAACAAGCAACTGGGGGAAATATGGAAAAATAATTATACTTTTCCTGTCTGCCGCCATCATTCTTTTTAATTTAAGAAACACTTTGATCTATTTGAGAGAACACGCAGCCAGCGCCAAAGGAGAAGTGGAAAATACCATTGGACGAGAGCTTTATAATGATAAGAAAATCACATTGGAACAATTAGAAGAAACAGTTAAATACATCAAAGAACACAGAAATCCAAATACAACCGTGAGAATTGCAGCTGATAATTCTTACGCCCGAGCCGTATTTTATCTTCTGAAGCATCAAGAAAATATACCCGCCTGCTATACCAAAACCAGCGCTTTTCATCCATCAGGAAGTCTGGATTATTTTTTGGTTTACCGCTTGGGCGTTAATCAGGAAATGCCACAAGATCTGGAAGGGCAATTTTCTATTCGCAGCCAAGAAAAAATCGGCAATCTGCTGATAATAGATGCCGAGGCGAAAAATCCAGGAGGGAAGCCGGGAAAAGATGAGAAATGCTTTGACTATTTGTAATCAAGTTTGCCTAAAGGCTATTCCTGCCAAAACCAGCGATAAGAAAGAAGATCGAATGTCCTATAGTTTCCTTCCATTCCTTCAAGAAGAAAAGCCGGCATTCCGACATATTCGATGCCGTTTTTTTCTTTTTGCCACGGAAGATGCAGATGCCCGGAAAAAACATATTTAACATTTTTCTTTTCAAATTCCTCAATCAGAGGCCTGTAAACAGGATGGATTCTTTCCGCATTATCCCAATCCCAAACCGGATGATGCATTGCCACAATTATATTTTTTTCGGTATCGGAAACCTCTCTGAACCAATCCAATTGCTTCTTGGTTATTCCTTCTTTGTAAGGATCATTTTCTGATTTATCATTCGTATCCAGAACGATGATTCTCCAATTGTCGTAATCTTCGTAGAAATAGGTTCCATTTATTCCTAAATAATTTATAACATCTTCTTTGTCGTGATTTCCCCTGGCCCATAAAACCTCCATTCCGGATTGATCGATGATATCTTTCATCACTTGGGCATATTTAAGCGATGGGGTATTAAACTGATCGCCAAGCGAAACAAGAAGACTAACGCCTTCCAACTTCATTTCATTTAGCGCTTCGGGAAGAAATTCCACAAAATCAGCTGGATATATCACATTTCCGGGCGTATTTTGCTCCATTGATCTTCTGTCTTGGCTGCCGGCATGTATATCAGACACAAAAGAAACTCTAAAAACTTTTTTTTCGAGAATTTCAGGACAGTCTCCGTCCAAAAGCTTTCTAGAAAAAATAAATCCCAAAATAAAAAAAGTAAGAAAACAGAAAAAAAGCAAGACAAAAACAAATATTTTTATTTTCATTGATTTTTCCATTTTAAAGCAATCAAAAAAACAAACCTATTTTTTAATCCTGATCCATTTGCCGAAGTCGCGTTTCCCTTTTAGATAAATCGGAAAGGCTGTGATATTGGCCAATCCTTGAAGAAAACGATTAAGAATCGCTACCATAACTACCGCTGAAATATTAATCCCTAGCGGAACAAAAAAAGCCGCATAAGCCCATTCCTTGAGCCCTACTCCCGCCGGTATGGAGGAAACGATGCTTATGAGAAAAATGACCGAAAAATAATCCCAAATATTTATGTTGATCCCCAGACTCCAGAACAAAACCAGATTAGCTAGTCCTACTCCGATTAAATTAAAAAGAAAAGAATAGGCCAAAGATTCAAAGAAAATTTTCTTGTTTTTTCCAAAACTAGACAGCTCGCGCAAAAAATTTACCGCTTTATCAGGAAGATATCCGAGAATTTTCTTGGCAAAAGCGGTTTTTCTGGTTTTAAAAAAAATAGTCAGCCCGATCAGCAATCCCAAAATAATCAAATTAGCCACAGTGATAAAATAAATTCCTGAAGCTTTTTGAAAATTAAGAATAAAGAAAATCGGCGACATCAGCATAAGAGCCAAGAGTCCGGTAAAACGATCCGCTACCACTGTCGAAGAAGCCTCGGAATATTTTTTTTCTTTTTTCCCGATTTGATATGCCCGAAAGATATCCCCTCCAATTGTTGAAGGAACAAAATTATTAATAAACGCTCCAGTCAGGTATAACTTGAAAAAATTTAAGAAAGAATCTTTCAGGCCCTTGTGAAGACAAAGTTTTTGCCACTTTCTGGTAGAAATAAAAAGTCCCAGGAAAATAACTGCCAGATAGGCTATGACCTGCCAAATTTCAATTTTTCTGAGGTATTGCCATGATTCGCCCCAATCGACCTTAACAATAAGAAATCCAATAAAAACAGCACTTAGCAGAATTTTTAAAATAAGTTTTATGGTTTTATTTTTCACAAGAATATAATCCGTTAATTCTTTAATTCGTTAATTCGTTAATTTCATAATAAATCTTCACATATTGAACTGCCACTTTTTCCCAGCTCATCGTTTCGGCTTTTTTCCGACTCTCATCCCCCATCTCAGCTCTTAGTTCTCTGTCTTTTGCTAAAGTTTCTAATTTTTCCGCAATATCCTGGCTGTCTTTCATTTTAATGATAAACCCATTCACTCCCTCCTCCAGAAGTTTTCTGGCTCCCCCAGTATCAGTTGCCACAAGAGGAAGACCGGACGACAAAGCTTCAAGCATCGCATTGCTCATTCCTTCATTAAGAGACGGCAAAACGAAGATGCTAGCTTCCTGATAATACGGAAAGGTTTCTTCCCGCGGAATGCGGCCGGTAAACTCCACATTCTTTTTTATTCCCAATTCTTTGGCCAGTTTTTCCAAATTTTCTTTTTCATTTCCATCCCCCATTACTTTCAAATATATTTCAGGATATTTGGAAATTAAAGTCCTAATCGCTTCCAGCAAATAATTAATTCCTTTTCTAGCTGTCACTCTTGAAGCTCCAACGGTTATGATCAGCTTGCCATCGGGCCTTTTTTTCGGATCCGGAGTAAAATCTGAAATATTAATTCCATTGGGAATGACTCCGATTTCTTGTTTCAAATTAGTTTTTAATGCTAGCTCTTTTAAATCATTGCTGTTAGCAATCACTCCTGAAGATTTTTTCCAGATAAGCCTTGTCAGGGGTTTGATGAATTTATATAAAAATATAAAACGATCGCTGTATCCCGGAACGTCGCTGCCGCGAAGAGAAATAATATACGGAATTTCATACTGCCATCTCAGAAGAAGCGAAATGAATCCGCAAGGAATTGTGAAAAACGAATGACTTAAATCATATTTATTCTTTCCGACAAGTTTTTTGGAAAAAAAATAAGCCTTCCAGAGATAAACCAACAGATCTTTTTGCGACTGATAATGCAGATTGTTTTGGTTTTTTCCAATCGGAAGCCGGTGAATGAAAATATTTTCTCCGATTTTATCAAGATGATAATTGGAATCTATGGAAGATGTGATCAAATCCACTTCCAAGCCGGAAATCTTGGAATATTCTTCCAAAATATAGGCGGTGGCATTGGCCGCCCCGCCGCCCAGCGGCGGATATTCGTAATTGAAGAAAAGTATCTTCATATAACATATAGCATAAAACATATAACAATATGCTATGTCTTTTGCTTTTTTAATTTATTGTCTTGTTACATGCTACATGTTTCATGTTACATGAATTTTAGTTCCTTCCCACTCCCACATATTCAAACCCTTCTTTCCTAATCGTTTCGGGATCATAGACATTTCGAAGATCAACGAAAACCTTGCCTTTCATTATTTTTTTGAGTTTGTCAAAGTCAAGTGAACGATATTCATTCCATTCGGTCATCAAAATTAAGCAATCAGCATCTTTGAGCGCCTCGTATGGATCATCGACATAAATAAGTTCTGGCATATATTTTTTGGCTTCTTCCATTCCGTGAGGATCAGTCGCCACAATTTCCGCTCCTTTTTCTTTTAGGGCTGGCAAAATAGTCAGTGCGGCTGAATCGCGCATATCATCGGTTTCCGGCTTGAAAGTAAGTCCCAGACTGACAATTTTCTTTCCCGCTTCGCTCCCGCCCAAAGCTTTTCTGATTTTCCCTACCATTCTGGCTTTTTGCGCGGAATTTACTTCAATTACCGTTTCAACAATTCGAATCGGAGATCCGTGTTCCTGCGCAATCCGGCAAAGCGCCAACGTATCTTTAGGAAAACAGGAACCGCCATATCCCGGTCCGGCATGAAGAAATTTCTTTCCGATTCTTCCATCCAATCCCATACCCTTCGACAAGTCAACCACATTGGCTCCGATTGCTTCGCAGAGATTGGCAATTTCATTAACAAAACTGATTTTAGTCGCCAGAAAAGCATTAGATGCATATTTGATAAGTTCAGCTGTCTGAAGATTAGTGAAAACGATCGGAGTTTCAATGAGATATAATGGTTTGTAAATTTCTCTCATCGCATCTTCAGCTTTTTTGCTGCTAACCCCAACCACTACCCTATCCGGATGCATAAAATCTCCAATAGCTGATCCTTCGCGCAAAAATTCCGGATTGGAAGCCACGTCAAAATCAGCTTCCGGATTAGCTTCTTTGATTACCCTTTTCACTTCTTTGGCTGTTCCGACTGGTACAGTGCTTTTATCCACAATCACCGTGTAATCCTTGAGCCACGGAGCAAATTCTTTGGCTGCTTCATAAACATAAGTCAAATCAGCATATCCATCGCCACGTCTGGAAGTTGGAGTTCCCACCGCAATAAAAATCGCATCCGCTTCTCCGATAGCTTTCTTGGCTTCGGTGGTGAAAGTTAATCTTCCCGATCTCACATTTTCCGCCACCATTTGATCTAATCCCGGTTCATAAATTGGGATTATTCCTTTTTTGAGATTTTCAATTTTTTTCTCGTCCTTGTCCACGCACGTAACAAAATGTCCGAACTCCGAGAAGCAAGTTCCGGAAACAAGACCGACATAACCGGAACCAATTACTACAATCTTCATTTTATCAATTTATGAAATATTCGGATAATGAAATAAAAATACTTACTTTATACCTAAATGTATCCTATGACATTTTCCCGATTTCATTATTAATGATTAATTTATTTTTTATTAAAATTATTCAATCAGCAAATAATCGAGCCTGCCTTTTCTCCCAGTATTATTTTTTTCAAAGTTCCTTTTTTGTAAATATTGAAAACAACTACGTGCAAACCATTGCTTCTGCACAATTCAATAGCCGATTTGTCCATTACTTTTATTTTATCATTTTTGAAAGCTTCTTCAAGCGTCAATCTATCAATTTTTTTAGCTTTAGGATTATTTATTGGATCATCATTATAAACTCCATCTACTTTTGTAGCCTTAAATATTGCTTGGCATCCTACTTCTAACGCTCTCATTGTTGCAGCTGTATCAGTTGTAATAAAGGGGAGGCCGGTTCCCCCTCCAAATATGACAATCCTTCCCTTCTCAAGATGTCTAATAGATTTTCTCCTAACATAACTTTCTGCAATTTGTTTCATCTCTATGGCAGACTGTAATCTTACCTGAAGTCCTCTTTGCTCTAAAATATCTTGAAGAGCCATTCCGTTAAAAATGGTGGCTAGCATTCCCATGTAATCAGCCGTAGCTCTATCCAAACCATTTTTACTGCCTGCAACTCCCCTAAATATATTACCCCCGCCCACAACAATAGCTATTTCTATTCCTAGCTTATGCGCTTCAAAAATTTCTGAAGCAATATAATTCATAAAAATTGGATCAATCCCATATTCTCTTTCTCCTTTCATAGCCTCACCGGATAGTTTAAGCAATATTCTCTTGTAATTCATTTTTTTACTCATTTTTATTTATATAGAATTTACACTTTTTAGCAAAAACTGCAAAAGTTTATAAATCTATAAATCAAAATAATTTAACATTTACTAGAGGATTTCTGCCCTTGTATCTTTTTGATGCCGATTGATAAACAGCACTACATAGGCTTATCCCGTTTTTATGACTAGTTATCTCTGAAACAGGATTTATTTTATTTCCTTGAATAAATGAAATAAATTCTAAGATTGCTTCTCTCCTAGCATCTTCTTGGTGTCCTCTTGACCTTCCATGAAGATAGTTTTTACCCAATTCCTTAATGCTAAATTTTTCGTAATTTTTCCATTCAGAAAAATAATTGTCATTTCTGAAAACATGAATATCCAAATGATATTCATTTCCTACTTCATACAAATTATTTGTAATATTAGGTTTTACTTCTCTCGATTGAAATGAATTGAAATGAATTGCCTGAAACGGACCTTGCTCTATGATATGCGACTCATGTCTTATCCGTCCATTTCCTTTATACAAATCCTTTCCGGCTAAACTCAACCAACCTCTTTTAGAAAAACCATTATGAACGAGATTGACACTAGCTAAAGTAATAATAGACTTATCTCTCTTGAAAGCAAAGGAGCAGAAAGAATCTATTTCTCCAAAACGTTTATATAATTTCTTTAATTTTTCGAAATTATACTTGTTATATGAATTAAAACTAGGAAAAATCTTCTCATAATCTTCCTTTCCAATCTGATTCAAAAAATCCGAAGGCCTCATAAAATTTGAAAATACATCGACATTGTTTGCCTTTTTTCCCTCATCAGCCGCTTTCATGAGCCACATAATTATATCAAAAAAATGATAACCGCTATGTGAACATTTTCCATAACCATGGTTAAATGAATGGTAATCCACATCCATAATCTCATTTGGCAATCTCCACTGCCCATCGGAATGGAAAGATTGAATTGATGTTATTGGACAATTCGTTTTGTCAAACACCTCCCTGACTAGATTTCTAATTTTTTCAAAAGCAGGATGATATCTTCTTTGAACTGCTAAACTGAATAATATTCTTACGTATTTTTTCTTGGCCTTTTCGTAAACTTTAATAATTTTTTCATAATCATTAATTAATTTTTTCGCTGAAAATTTTGAGGTACTCAAATTATTATGCACCGACAATGGCTTATCCATCAAAACATTCAGTCCTTTTTCTAGCGCCCACTGAGCATAAACAATATGACTTTCTGGACCAGTAGAAATAATGACCCCTTGAATGGAAAATTTATCAACAATCTCATCTAGCTTCATTTTTATCGAAGATCTCAACCCATTGGATTTGAAATCTTTAGATAAAAAATAATGCATCTCCAGACTGGGATTACCTTTTTCAGAAAGATAATTCTCAATATCATCCTTTTTTTCTATGAGATCTAAAACACAAACAATCCGAAAATTATATTTTTCTCCATCCTTTAAAAACACAGGAAAATATATTCTTTTTGCATGAGATCCTAGACCAATAAGCAGCACATTTGTTATTTTTTTATTCATACTAATAAATCTAGTGGATCTTTTCCCTCATTAAATGAGCAAAACAAAATGGATCCCCTCCCAATAGCTTCCCGCCCTTAATCTTCCCTCCGGTCAAAATGACAGTTGATCTGCATTTTCCTCTGCATTCTTTTTTATAGAAACTACATTTCAAACAATCTATCTTTTTAGCATTTCTATAATGTTCCGCCATTGAATGATGCCATATTTCATCAACTGACATGCCTATAGCATTCGGACCAATAAATTCGGGGTAATCAATAAGAAATGGGCATGCCACAACCCTACCGTCAGGAAGAATGGAAATATCCCTAATTAATGCTCCGCATTCTGAATTATCAAAGGGGAACGGATTTTGAGATTTATCCTTTAAATTATAATTAAACAAATCCTTGTGTTTTAAGAGGACTTTAATTCCAGAATTGATAACTTCTTTTTTACTTCTTAAATCTTGAATTTTTTTAGCAAATTTTTTATATTGGTTCGCAGTTAGAATCAATTTATTGGTATCGTTGTCAATCGCTCTTCCTGATGGTTTTAATGGAATAAAATTTATGTCGCATTTATATTCCATAGCCACTTCCACTAAAAAATCTGTTTCTCTTATATTATCAGATCCAATAGCCACATTGATTACAACTGGTATTTTATTTTTCGAATTTTCATTATATTCATGAAGTTTTTTAAGATTTTCCGCTACCAAATTATATGCTCCTTTTGTTCTTCTTTTATCATTGATTTTTTCACTGCCCTCAAGACTTATTACCAAATCCCTAATGCCAGAATTAATAATTTTTTTAAACATTTCATTATTCCAGCACCCATTGCTATTGAGACTCACCACCATCCCTAAACCATTTGCGTATTTTATAGTTTCAAATAAATATTTATCAACTGTCGGTTCACCGCCGGTAATCCGCCACTCCGTCGCACCAGCATCAAAAAACTTTTTAATGATTTTTCTTGTTTGATTGATTGTGCGTTTTTTTTCTGAAAAATTGATATTTCCACTTCTAGCGTAGCAATGATGACAGTTTAAGTTACACTTTCTTGTAAATGTATCATATACCCTCAGAGGCGCACTGAGACAATTTTTTGATTTTATACTTTTAGATTTTACCAGCCTGCAATTACTAATACATATTTTATATGCATTTTTTTTAATTAATCCCATTTTCACAAAATCCTCAACATTTTTTTCATTGCTTTCGTTTATAGATTTAATATCTATAGATCCTTCATGACAAAGATACTCCAAAAAGTTAAATTTTCCTGAATCTATAATACTTATTTCTCCAGATAGAGAATCATATATCAAACCTCCAAAATATTCATTTCTTATGGTGAATCTTCTGGATCTAAATTTCTTTTTATTTTTTCTGATCATTATTTTAATCTTAAATGAAAAATTTAATCATAAAACGTTAAAAAACCAACAAATTAAATCCTTAATTCGCAACTTTTTTAATAATATTAAATCCGTTCAATTCTCAATTATTTCTTTTACCGAATAATTCATCGTTCCTCTGGTCTTGTAATAATTTTTGAGCAGAATGTCAGCCAGAAGTCCAAAGATAAAAAGCTGGATTCCCACCATAATTAGAAGTGCGCCGATAAGAGGCCAGATTCTTTCTGAAAGAGCTGTTCTGAAAAATATTTTTTCCACTGCCATCCAGATTAAAACTGCAAAGCCGGCAAACAGACAGAACATTCCTCCGCCACCGAAAAGATGGACCGGACGATTGGAATATTTTCGCCAAAACCAAATGGAAACCATATCCACAATGCCTTTGACTCCCCTTTTCCAATTGTATTTCGTTGTTCCGTGAACTCGGGGGAAATGATTGACTTTTATTTCTCCGACTTTATATCCATCAAACTGCAAAATAGCTGGCATAAAACGATGCATTTCTCCAAAAAGGTCGACATCTTTGAAACATTCGCGCTTGTAAGCTTTGAGACTGCACCCGCTATCATGAATATTGTCTTCTACCAGAACCTTCCGAAGCAGATTGGCCATTCGAGAAGAAAGCTTTTTCATAAAATCATCTTTCCTTTGCCATCTCCATCCGGAAACCACATCGAATCCTTCATTCATTTTTTCTAATAATAATTTGATGTCTTTGGGATCATTTTGCAGATCGCCGTCCATCGTGATGATAACATCGCCTTTGGCCGCTTTTATTCCGGCATCAAATCCGGCCGTCTGGCCGTAATTTTTTCGGAACCGGATAAGTTTTAACGGTGTCAGTCCTTCGCAATTTTTGGCCGTTTCATCAGTCGATCCGTCATCGATAAAAATAATCTCGTAGGTTTTGCCGAGAGGCTCGCAAGCCTCGACAATCCTCTTGTGAAGTTCTTTGGCGTTGTCTTCCTCATTATAGATAGGAACGACAACGGAAATGTCTAGTTTATTGTCCATAATAATGATTTTATCCGATTTCTAAAGAATTGGCAAATGCACCGAATCTAGAAAATCAATAGCCATAAAACAGAAGCTTGACTTTAATAATTATGGTGTTAAAATACACATATACATTAATAATTATGGTGTTAATTATATGATAGATATTCGCAGAAAATTATTCGATGAATTGAAGAATAACCTTAAAACAAAGGAAATTTTACTAATTGTTGGACCTCGCCAAGCCGGAAAAACAACCTTAATGAACAAACTCCGGATTTTCCTTGAGGAAAAGGGAGAAAAAAGCGTCTTTTTGAATTTGGACTTTGAAAAAGATGCGGCTTCGTTCGTTTCCCAAGATGCTCTTGTTAGAAAATTAGAATTGGAATTAGGAAAAGAAAAAGGGTTTGTTTTTATAGACGAAATTCAAAGGAAAGAAAATGCCGGACTTTTTTTGAAAGGAATCTACGATATGGAATTGCCATACAAATTCATTATCTCCGGTTCGGGAAGTTTGGAGCTTAAAGAAAAAATACATGAATCTCTGGCTGGAAGAAAAAGAATATTTGAACTTTCCACGGTCAGCTTCGAAGAATTTGTTAATTTTAAAACTAACTACAAATACAGCCAAAAACTGAACGATTTTTTTTCCATTGAAAATGAAACATCATTGTCTCTTTTGAATGAATATCTTAATTTTGGAGGATATCCGAGAGTCATCCTAGAAAGCATGCTCGCGGAAAAAAATAGGACTATCAGTGAAATATTCAGAAGCTACACCGAAAAAGATATCGCCTATTTTTTAGGAGCAAACAAGATCGAAAAATTCGGATTGTTAATAAAACTTTTAGCCGACCAATCCGGAAAAATTATTAACTATTCGGAATTGGCCAAAGAAACAGGAATAAGTTTTCAGACGTTGAAAAATTATCTTTGGTATGCTGAAAAAACCTTTTCTATTCGGACAATATCACCGTATTTCAAAAACAAACGCAAAGAAATAACCCGTTCTCCGCTAGCATATTTCTACGATTTGGGTTTTAGAAATTTCTCGCTAGGGTTATTTGGCAATCTTGCTCAACCAGACCAGCTTGGATTTGTTTTTCAAAATCTTGTCGCAAACAGACTGCATGAAAAAATAGCAAATACTGCTAAAAACTTGGGTTTCTGGAGGACACTGGATAAAGCCGAGGTTGATTTCATAATTAGTGAGGGGAAATCAGCTCTTCCTGTTGAAGTAAAATATTCACGGCTTAAAAAGCCTCAAATAACCAGATCTCTTGGAAATTTCATAAAAGCATATTCTCCCACTGAAGCTTGGATTGTAAATTTGACTTTAGAAACAGAAATAAAAATAGAGAATACAACAGTTAAATTCATACCTTTTTACAAATTATAAAGTAATTGACGCTCGAACAGACTGGCAGTATAATTTATTTATGAACATTACGAAATGCGATATTTGCAAAAAAACAATAAAGAAAGACTCAAAAAGCCTATATATAGGATTGGGTAGTATTTTTTCTAATCATATTGAAATATGTGAAAATTGCGGAAAACCTGTAATGAAACTGCTAAAGGATAAGAAGCTAATAGAAAGTAAGCGAACTAGCTAGAAAAAAATTCAGATGCAAGACTCAAAAAACCAGCCGTGCGCCGGATTTTTGTTTGGCAATAAGTCCAAAATTTGCTATAATTGAAGCGTTAAAAATTGAAAAACAAAATGATGAAGAAAATAATCGCTTTTTTTGTGTTTTTGTCATTCTTGTCCGCTTTCTTCCCCAGCACTAGACCCGCCAAGGCGGATGATAGTCTTGTTTCGGTATATAGCTTTTGGAGCAAAACATCTTCTTATCGTTTTTTGACTTCATCGGCATCGGAAATCAAAAGCCTCTCTTCAAACAGCAACTGGGAAAGTGAAGGAATCTTGTGGTATGCCTATTCATCAAAGCAAAATGATACTGTTCCTATTTATAGAATAAAAAGTAGCACATACTCATATTATTATTACACGGCTTCAAAATCAAAAAGGAGCAGTTTGATAAAAACAAAGGGCTGGGTCGACAAAGGAATTGCTTTCTATGCCTATGCCAGCAAGCAAGATGCCACAACGCCTGTATATGCGCTAAAAAATTCAAAAACCAAAAAATATTTCTATACTTCAAGCCCGGGAGAAAAAAATTGTATGCTAACGGACAGCACATGGACTGGCGGAGAAACGGCTTTTTGGGTTCCAAAAGAAAATGCCAACGTCTCAGATTATGAAACCACCTGCCGAGCATCTTATGGACCGGAAATTAGCGTTGGTCTCTGGAGCTATACCAAAAAGGATTTGCAAAGTGGATATTTCAAAATAAAAGCCAACAAGGATTATACGATAAAAGATAAGGATGGAGACAGAATAACTACAATTTCGGCAGGCACCATAACAAAAGTGAAATACAATGGAGATAAGGATCTTTTGGTTTATAGCTCAATAAAAGACAGGACATTCAGCAAAGAAGTGAGCTTTGACGCCAAAGATGGAAATAATTCCAATCTGGTTTTTGACATCTACCGCCCCGGATCCAGCTACGATCAATATCGGGGAAAGATAAAAATAAAATATTATGACAACGATAACATTTGGGTTGTCAACACTCTTCCGATGGAACAATATGTCTGGGGAATGGGAGAAACGACGGGAACCGGACCATTCGAGCACACCAAAGTTATGACCACAATGTTCCGAACTTACGGCTATTGGTACAAAGAATACGCCACCAAATATTTGAAATATGGATTCACCATCCGAAGCGATTCAGGATCCCAAATTTATCGAGGTTACGATTGGGAGAAAAAATATCCCAATATCAAAAAAGCGGCGGAAAGTACCAAGGGAATCATTGTTAAATATAAAAACGAGATTGCGCTGACTCCATACAGTTCTTGGAGCGATGGAAGAACTCGAAGTTTTGAAGAACGCTGGGGATCGGATGATTACCCATGGTGTAAATCAGTAAAGGATCCGTACG includes:
- the pyrH gene encoding UMP kinase; protein product: MSKKMNYKRILLKLSGEAMKGEREYGIDPIFMNYIASEIFEAHKLGIEIAIVVGGGNIFRGVAGSKNGLDRATADYMGMLATIFNGMALQDILEQRGLQVRLQSAIEMKQIAESYVRRKSIRHLEKGRIVIFGGGTGLPFITTDTAATMRALEVGCQAIFKATKVDGVYNDDPINNPKAKKIDRLTLEEAFKNDKIKVMDKSAIELCRSNGLHVVVFNIYKKGTLKKIILGEKAGSIIC
- a CDS encoding radical SAM protein codes for the protein MIRKNKKKFRSRRFTIRNEYFGGLIYDSLSGEISIIDSGKFNFLEYLCHEGSIDIKSINESNEKNVEDFVKMGLIKKNAYKICISNCRLVKSKSIKSKNCLSAPLRVYDTFTRKCNLNCHHCYARSGNINFSEKKRTINQTRKIIKKFFDAGATEWRITGGEPTVDKYLFETIKYANGLGMVVSLNSNGCWNNEMFKKIINSGIRDLVISLEGSEKINDKRRTKGAYNLVAENLKKLHEYNENSKNKIPVVINVAIGSDNIRETDFLVEVAMEYKCDINFIPLKPSGRAIDNDTNKLILTANQYKKFAKKIQDLRSKKEVINSGIKVLLKHKDLFNYNLKDKSQNPFPFDNSECGALIRDISILPDGRVVACPFLIDYPEFIGPNAIGMSVDEIWHHSMAEHYRNAKKIDCLKCSFYKKECRGKCRSTVILTGGKIKGGKLLGGDPFCFAHLMREKIH
- a CDS encoding glycosyltransferase family 2 protein, which codes for MDNKLDISVVVPIYNEEDNAKELHKRIVEACEPLGKTYEIIFIDDGSTDETAKNCEGLTPLKLIRFRKNYGQTAGFDAGIKAAKGDVIITMDGDLQNDPKDIKLLLEKMNEGFDVVSGWRWQRKDDFMKKLSSRMANLLRKVLVEDNIHDSGCSLKAYKRECFKDVDLFGEMHRFMPAILQFDGYKVGEIKVNHFPRVHGTTKYNWKRGVKGIVDMVSIWFWRKYSNRPVHLFGGGGMFCLFAGFAVLIWMAVEKIFFRTALSERIWPLIGALLIMVGIQLFIFGLLADILLKNYYKTRGTMNYSVKEIIEN
- a CDS encoding ATP-binding protein; the encoded protein is MIDIRRKLFDELKNNLKTKEILLIVGPRQAGKTTLMNKLRIFLEEKGEKSVFLNLDFEKDAASFVSQDALVRKLELELGKEKGFVFIDEIQRKENAGLFLKGIYDMELPYKFIISGSGSLELKEKIHESLAGRKRIFELSTVSFEEFVNFKTNYKYSQKLNDFFSIENETSLSLLNEYLNFGGYPRVILESMLAEKNRTISEIFRSYTEKDIAYFLGANKIEKFGLLIKLLADQSGKIINYSELAKETGISFQTLKNYLWYAEKTFSIRTISPYFKNKRKEITRSPLAYFYDLGFRNFSLGLFGNLAQPDQLGFVFQNLVANRLHEKIANTAKNLGFWRTLDKAEVDFIISEGKSALPVEVKYSRLKKPQITRSLGNFIKAYSPTEAWIVNLTLETEIKIENTTVKFIPFYKL
- a CDS encoding SpoIID/LytB domain-containing protein, whose product is MMKKIIAFFVFLSFLSAFFPSTRPAKADDSLVSVYSFWSKTSSYRFLTSSASEIKSLSSNSNWESEGILWYAYSSKQNDTVPIYRIKSSTYSYYYYTASKSKRSSLIKTKGWVDKGIAFYAYASKQDATTPVYALKNSKTKKYFYTSSPGEKNCMLTDSTWTGGETAFWVPKENANVSDYETTCRASYGPEISVGLWSYTKKDLQSGYFKIKANKDYTIKDKDGDRITTISAGTITKVKYNGDKDLLVYSSIKDRTFSKEVSFDAKDGNNSNLVFDIYRPGSSYDQYRGKIKIKYYDNDNIWVVNTLPMEQYVWGMGETTGTGPFEHTKVMTTMFRTYGYWYKEYATKYLKYGFTIRSDSGSQIYRGYDWEKKYPNIKKAAESTKGIIVKYKNEIALTPYSSWSDGRTRSFEERWGSDDYPWCKSVKDPYGKHPSLSTKKLEAAGNHMVGLIANGSLKLAGSKYKKKYDWILKYYYTKVSLAKMY